One part of the Lycium ferocissimum isolate CSIRO_LF1 chromosome 8, AGI_CSIRO_Lferr_CH_V1, whole genome shotgun sequence genome encodes these proteins:
- the LOC132066149 gene encoding LEAF RUST 10 DISEASE-RESISTANCE LOCUS RECEPTOR-LIKE PROTEIN KINASE-like 1.1 translates to MEAQGQNTSYSICTKEFQCGNLNLPSGCSFIHLPVKSNSEAKSNDSGLFHLLTDEVILGWTVSDACNQCYYTGGRCQTDNSTNNFFCYNTNKGQIKVTKVIVAAFIGSLIGLCTIACVLWFYKRRKNYSSPFLSRNTSGISMIHHELEERCEYLGIPIFSYAELEEATNKFNSSGQLGDGGYGTVYYGKLKDGKELAVKSLYEHNHRQMQQVINELEILTGLRHPNLVTLYGCTSRRSLELFLVYEYIPNGTIADHLHGHRAKDKLLTWPIRLKIAIETASALAYLHASDIIHRDVKTNNILLDNDFCVKVADFGLSKLFPNDVTHISTAPQGTPGYVDPQYQECYQLTDKSDVYSFGVVLIELISSKPAVDMNRDMHEINLANYAMNRILKCAFDEVIDPSLGFETDAEVRRMTTSVAELAFQCLQVVKDMRPSMQEVFETLKTIKDGEWKNYHKKDTNSYNTKPRTVKVHRHPSETDDAVLLKKNIPASPDTVIDKWASSSTTTTTSC, encoded by the exons ATGGAAG CTCAAGGACAGAACACATCCTACTCAATCTGCACTAAGGAGTTTCAGTGTGGAAACTTAAA TCTTCCTAGTGGCTGTTCATTTATTCATTTACCAGTGAAATCAAATTCAGAAGCAAAATCAAATGATAGTGGCTTATTTCATCTGTTAACTGATGAAGTTATACTAGGATGGACCGTGTCTGATGCATGTAATCAATGTTATTATACAGGAGGCAGGTGTCAAACTGATAATAGTACTAACAACTTTTTTTGTTATAATACCAACAAAG GACAGATAAAAGTGACGAAAGTGATTGTTGCAG CATTTATCGGTTCCCTTATTGGACTCTGCACAATTGCCTGTGTTCTATGGTTTTACAAGAGGAGGAAAAATTATTCTTCACCATTTCTTTCAAGAAATACATCTGGTATTTCAATGATTCATCACGAGCTCGAGGAACGTTGTGAATACCTAGGGATCCCAATATTCTCCTATGCAGAACTTGAAGAAGCCACCAATAAATTCAACTCTTCCGGACAACTTGGTGATGGAGGCTATGGGACTGTGTACTATG GAAAACTTAAAGATGGAAAAGAACTTGCAGTTAAGAGCCTTTATGAGCACAATCACAGGCAAATGCAGCAGGTCATAAATGAACTTGAAATTCTTACTGGCCTTAGGCATCCGAATCTTGTTACCCTTTATGGATGCACATCAAGGCGTAGCCTTGAACTCTTCCTTGTTTATGAGTACATTCCCAATGGAACAATTGCTGATCATCTGCATGGCCATAGAGCGAAGGATAAATTACTAACATGGCCTATAAGGCTCAAAATCGCCATAGAAACAGCTAGTGCATTGGCTTACCTTCATGCTTCTGACATCATACACCGAGATGTCAAGACTAATAACATTCTCCTGGACAATGATTTTTGTGTCAAAGTAGCAGATTTTGGGCTATCAAAACTCTTCCCCAATGATGTTACTCATATTTCAACTGCACCTCAGGGAACACCGGGATATGTTGATCCTCAGTATCAAGAATGTTACCAGCTTACTGATAAGAGTGATGTTTATAGCTTTGGGGTTGTCCTTATCGAGCTCATATCATCAAAGCCAGCTGTAGATATGAATAGAGATATGCACGAGATAAATTTGGCTAACTATGCGATGAACAGGATACTAAAGTGCGCGTTTGATGAGGTGATCGATCCATCTCTTGGATTCGAGACAGATGCTGAAGTTAGGAGGATGACAACATCGGTTGCAGAGCTAGCTTTTCAGTGCTTGCAAGTTGTCAAGGACATGAGGCCTTCAATGCAGGAAGTATTCGAGACGTTGAAGACTATCAAAGACGGTGAATGGAAAAACTATCACAAAAAGGACACCAATAGCTATAATACTAAGCCAAGAACTGTAAAAGTTCATCGTCATCCTTCTGAAACGGATGATGCTGTGttattgaagaaaaatatcCCAGCTTCACCTGATACTGTGATTGATAAATGGGCTAGTAGCTCCACTACAACTACTACTTCATGTTAG
- the LOC132067643 gene encoding LOW QUALITY PROTEIN: nicotinamide adenine dinucleotide transporter 2, mitochondrial-like (The sequence of the model RefSeq protein was modified relative to this genomic sequence to represent the inferred CDS: deleted 2 bases in 1 codon): MAVSGDRRSVRDIVCDAGAGASAGAIAATFMCPLDVIKTRLQVYGLPQVSQSGRQGSVIVTSLQHILRTEGFRGLYRGLSPTLTALLPNWAVYFTVYGHLKDLLHSHDAVDSCGQLTIGANMIAAAGAGAATSITTNPLWVVKTRLQTQGMRVGVVPYKGIFSALIRIAHEEGIRGWYSGLLPSLAGISHVAIQFPAYEKLKSYLAKRANKHTNELNPGEVAIASSTAKVVASIMTYPHEVVRSKLQEQGQVRNSEKAYNGVVDCVKKMFKQERLTGFYRGCGTNLLRTTPSAVITFTSYEMIHRIFERVILPEEHSKPNPRCESHKVAGEHGEHGDNDENLQQSESTSNKRTPLIPLSNSDNLTARH, encoded by the exons ATGGCCGTCTCCGGTGACCGGAGGAGTGTTAGAGATATTGTTTGTGATGCCGGTGCTGGTGCCTCTGCag gtgCTATTGCTGCTACATTTATGTGTCCATTGGATGTTATTAAGACAAGACTGCAAGTATATGGTCTGCCTCAGGTTTCTCAATCTGGTCGTCAAG GTAGTGTCATTGTCACAAGCTTACAGCATATATTAAGAACTGAAGGTTTCAGGGGACTTTATCGAGGCCTTTCACCAACATTAACAGCTCTTCTTCCAAACTGGGCG GTATACTTTACAGTTTATGGACATCTAAAGGATTTGTTGCATTCGCATG ATGCAGTGGATAGCTGTGGGCAGCTTACTATTGGTGCAAACATGATTGCTGCTGCAGGAGCGGGGGCCGCAACATCCATTACGACAAATCCATTGTGGGTTGTTAAGACCCGGCTCCAA ACACAGGGAATGAGGGTGGGTGTAGTTCCATATAAAGGTATATTCTCTGCTTTAATACGAATAGCACATGAAGAAGGGATCCGCGGATGGTACAG TGGCCTCTTGCCGTCTTTGGCTGGGATAAGTCATGTTGCTATCCAATTTCCAGCATATGAAAAGCTGAAATCATACTTAGCAAAAAGGG CCAATAAGCATACCAATGAATTGAATCCTGGTGAAGTTGCAATTGCCTCTTCGACTGCGAAAGTAGTTGCCTCTATAATGACTTATCCGCATGAG GTCGTGCGTTCTAAATTACAAGAACAAGGGCAAGTAAGAAACTCAGAGAAAGCATATAATGGGGTTGTTGATTGTGTAAAAAAGATGTTCAAACAGGAACGTCTGACCGGATTCTACCGG GGTTGTGGAACCAATCTTCTACGGACAACTCCCTCTGCTGTTATTACATTTACAAGTTATGAAATGATCCACAGAATATTTGAGCGAGTTATACTTCCAGAGGAGCATTCAAAACCAAATCCTAGATGTGAATCCCATAAGGTAGCCGGAGAACATGGAGAACATGGAGACAATGACGAAAATTTACAACAATCAGAAAGCACATCGAATAAGAGAACTCCTTTAATTCCATTGAGTAATTCTGATAATCTAACTGCTAGACATTGA
- the LOC132067642 gene encoding 3-isopropylmalate dehydrogenase, chloroplastic-like: MAASLQFTSTPLKQLQFHSKQQVPKHAAKWGSIRCSATSPSKSYNITLLPGDGIGPEVISVAKNALQLIASLEGFQITFEEMPMGGAALDAVGVPLPDETLNSAKRSDATLLGAIGGYKWDNNEKHLKPETGLLQLREGLQVFANLRPATVLPQLVDASTLKKEVAEGVDLMVVRELTGGIYFGKPRGFGTNENGQEIGFNTEVYAAYEIDRIARIAFETARKRRGKLCSVDKANVLEASMLWRKRVTAIASEYPDIELSHMYVDNAAMQLVRNPKQFDTIVTNNIFGDILSDEASMITGSIGMLPSASLGEKGPGLFEPIHGSAPDIAGQDKANPLATMLSAAMLLKYGLGEEKAAQRIEAAVLDTLNRGFRTGDIHSAGQKLVGCKEMGEEVLKSIDSKTPAAF; the protein is encoded by the exons ATGGCGGCTTCATTACAGTTCACTTCAACACCTTTGAAGCAACTCCAATTTCATTCAAAACAACAAGTTCCCAAACACGCCGCTAAATGGGGTAGTATTCGGTGTTCCGCTACCTCACCTAGCAAAAGCTACAACATCACTCTTCTTCCAGGTGATGGTATTGGACCTGAAGTTATTTCTGTTGCCAAAAATGCCCTCCAACTCATCGCTTCCCTTGAAG GATTTCAAATCACATTCGAAGAGATGCCTATGGGAGGGGCTGCATTGGATGCTGTAGGAGTGCCATTGCCTGATGAGACTCTTAATTCTGCAAAGCGATCTGATGCTACTCTTCTTGGAGCAATTGGAGG ATATAAATGGGACAATAATGAAAAACATTTGAAGCCCGAGACTGGATTACTTCAACTTCGAGAAGGCTTGCAGGTCTTTGCTAACTTGAGACCAGCCACAGTTTTACCACAG TTAGTAGATGCTTCAACTTTGAAGAAAGAAGTCGCTGAAGGTGTAGACCTAATGGTTGTTAGGGAACTTACGGGAg GTATTTATTTTGGCAAACCAAGAGGTTTCGGAACTAATGAAAATGGTCAGGAAATAGGTTTCAACACTGAAGTCTATGCAGCATATGAG ATCGACAGAATTGCTCGTATTGCATTTGAAACTGCAAGGAAGCGTCGAGGAAAACTCTGTAGCGTAGATAAAGCAAATGTTTTGGAG GCCTCTATGCTTTGGAGGAAGAGAGTTACGGCGATAGCCTCAGAGTATCCTGATATAGAGCTCTCCCACATGTATGTGGATAATGCAGCCATGCAACTTGTTCGCAACCCAAAACAG TTTGATACAATTGTGACAAACAACATATTTGGTGATATCCTGTCCGATGAAGCATCAATGATTACAGGAAGTATCGGGATGCTTCCATCTGCCAGTCTTGGTGAAAAG GGACCTGGATTGTTTGAACCTATACATGGTTCTGCTCCTGATATTGCTGGGCAG GATAAAGCAAACCCTTTGGCAACAATGCTCAGTGCTGCAATGCTTCTGAAGTATGGCCTAGGTGAGGAGAAGGCTGCTCAGAGAATTGAAGCAGCTGTTTTAGACACCTTAAATCGAGGATTTCGTACCGGTGACATTCACTCAGCAGGACAA AAATTGGTCGGGTGCAAGGAAATGGGTGAAGAAGTGCTCAAGTCTATTGACAGCAAAACTCCAGCtgctttttaa